In Paenibacillus phoenicis, one genomic interval encodes:
- the rpsG gene encoding 30S ribosomal protein S7, whose product MPRKGPVAKRDVLPDPVYNSKLVTRLINRIMLDGKRGVAQSILYNAFDIIRERTGNDPMEVFEAAIKNIMPVLEVKARRVGGANYQVPIEVKPERRTSLGLRWLVNYSRTRGEKTMEERLAAEIIDASNNTGASVKKREDTHKMAEANKAFAHYRW is encoded by the coding sequence ATGCCACGCAAAGGTCCAGTTGCTAAGAGAGACGTGTTGCCAGATCCAGTGTATAACAGCAAATTGGTTACTCGCTTGATCAACCGCATCATGCTCGACGGTAAACGCGGCGTTGCTCAAAGCATCCTTTACAATGCGTTCGACATCATCCGTGAACGTACGGGGAATGACCCAATGGAAGTATTTGAAGCAGCGATCAAAAATATTATGCCTGTACTGGAAGTTAAAGCTCGTCGTGTCGGCGGTGCAAACTACCAGGTTCCGATTGAGGTTAAACCTGAGAGACGTACATCCTTGGGATTACGTTGGCTCGTAAACTACTCCCGCACTCGCGGTGAGAAGACGATGGAAGAGCGTTTGGCTGCCGAGATCATCGACGCATCCAACAACACAGGCGCTTCCGTTAAGAAACGTGAAGATACGCATAAAATGGCGGAAGCGAACAAAGCGTTCGCGCACTACCGTTGGTAG